From one Arenicella chitinivorans genomic stretch:
- a CDS encoding Na+/H+ antiporter NhaC family protein, with protein sequence MDIDTTSAQRSTPDMPLWLAFLPVLVLISALSWNVWVYGDDALSGSTQVIIILVTGFAAAIGLLRGTPWHKQQVSVIATISNAMPSILILMLVGALASIWLLCGTVPMLVYYGVKILNPTIFLLACCIACALTSLMSGGSWSTAATIGLAMVGVGRALEIPDGLIGGAIISGAYFGDKISPLSDTTNLAAAVTETPLFTHIRYLFLTTGPSMGITLVLFTVIGLNIDTSATEVDVANVLGAIEQRFNIHIGLLLPPIITLGLIMRRVDAIPALFAGVLAGIACALLFQRELVADLMQPGEPYALYSIIMTTLFGGVDIPTNNEMLNDLFSASGMRGMLETVWLILAAMAFGGVMEACGMLQRIMEAVKSLVSGFFSLVACTAGTCIVTNLSTSDQYISVAIPGRMYAGLYKEMGYKSENLSRTLEDTGTVTSVLIPWNTCGAYHAAVLGIGTMTYLPFCFFNLLSPLMTLLFAWFMIKIRRLEPIAENADEAVRA encoded by the coding sequence ATGGATATTGACACTACTTCGGCTCAACGAAGCACACCAGATATGCCTTTGTGGCTCGCATTTTTACCTGTGTTGGTGCTGATCTCTGCGCTTTCTTGGAATGTTTGGGTGTATGGTGATGATGCCCTGAGTGGCTCAACTCAGGTGATCATTATTTTGGTGACCGGTTTTGCCGCTGCCATTGGGCTGCTACGGGGAACGCCTTGGCATAAGCAGCAAGTGAGTGTCATCGCGACCATCAGTAATGCGATGCCATCGATCCTGATTCTTATGTTGGTCGGTGCCTTGGCCAGTATCTGGCTGTTGTGCGGCACGGTGCCGATGTTGGTGTACTACGGCGTTAAAATACTCAACCCCACGATTTTTCTATTGGCCTGCTGTATTGCCTGTGCCTTGACATCGTTGATGAGTGGCGGTTCTTGGTCAACAGCGGCCACCATTGGTCTGGCGATGGTCGGTGTGGGGCGGGCGCTGGAAATACCGGATGGTTTGATTGGTGGGGCCATTATTTCTGGTGCCTACTTTGGCGATAAAATTTCACCGCTATCAGACACGACCAATCTGGCGGCAGCGGTGACCGAGACGCCGCTGTTCACACACATTCGGTATTTGTTTTTGACCACCGGTCCATCGATGGGTATTACCCTGGTTTTATTTACGGTGATCGGGCTAAATATTGATACCTCCGCGACCGAAGTGGATGTGGCCAATGTATTGGGGGCGATCGAGCAACGATTTAACATTCACATCGGGTTGCTATTGCCACCCATTATTACATTGGGCTTGATTATGCGCCGCGTGGACGCGATCCCTGCTCTGTTTGCTGGCGTGTTAGCCGGTATTGCCTGTGCCTTGCTTTTTCAACGTGAATTGGTGGCAGATCTTATGCAACCCGGTGAACCCTACGCATTGTACTCGATCATCATGACCACCCTATTTGGCGGCGTGGACATCCCGACCAACAACGAAATGCTGAACGATCTATTTAGTGCCTCGGGTATGCGCGGTATGTTGGAAACCGTGTGGTTGATTTTGGCCGCGATGGCGTTCGGTGGAGTGATGGAAGCCTGCGGCATGTTGCAGCGTATCATGGAGGCAGTTAAATCATTGGTGAGCGGTTTTTTCAGCCTAGTGGCATGCACCGCGGGAACCTGTATCGTGACCAATCTGAGTACATCAGATCAATATATTTCCGTGGCGATCCCAGGTCGTATGTATGCCGGTTTGTATAAAGAGATGGGGTATAAATCTGAGAATCTGAGTCGAACGCTAGAGGACACGGGCACCGTGACGTCGGTCCTGATTCCATGGAATACGTGTGGTGCCTATCATGCAGCTGTGTTGGGTATCGGTACGATGACCTATTTACCGTTTTGCTTTTTCAATTTGCTGAGCCCGTTAATGACCTTGCTCTTTGCGTGGTTCATGATCAAGATTCGTCGCCTTGAGCCTATAGCGGAAAATGCAGATGAGGCGGTGCGGGCTTAA
- a CDS encoding DUF1456 family protein produces MNNNDILRRIRFAFDFSDPQAVKLFSLDPASSVAMTKDDFVRRLAKDEDPDFVACTDIELCAFLDGLIVHKRGLRDNAPPATAKPTNFHLTKNDILKKLRIALAYREEDMLETLAEGGTDMSKSELGALFRNPSHKHYRACGNQVLRNFIKGLTTRQRA; encoded by the coding sequence ATGAACAATAACGACATACTTCGCCGCATCCGCTTTGCATTCGATTTTTCTGACCCACAAGCCGTCAAGCTCTTTAGCCTCGACCCAGCGTCGAGCGTGGCGATGACCAAGGACGACTTTGTGCGGCGCTTGGCCAAGGATGAAGATCCGGACTTTGTTGCTTGCACCGACATTGAGTTGTGTGCGTTTTTGGATGGCCTAATCGTGCACAAACGCGGCCTCCGCGATAACGCCCCGCCAGCCACTGCAAAGCCGACCAACTTTCACTTGACCAAGAACGATATCCTGAAGAAGCTACGAATCGCGCTGGCTTACCGCGAGGAAGACATGCTGGAGACCTTGGCTGAGGGCGGCACCGATATGTCCAAAAGTGAATTGGGCGCTTTGTTTCGAAACCCATCCCACAAGCACTACCGCGCTTGCGGCAATCAAGTGTTGCGAAACTTCATAAAAGGTCTGACCACCCGTCAAAGAGCGTAA
- a CDS encoding formyl transferase: protein MRITLLINYDAAALLALAYLQPALSKHQVCVFYTRHTAKVTVSPMLADLSQFDAKLTHQAESAIAAFSLERLDDINGVDFARYQQTKPDLVISIRHMRILHDAAIAVPKHGVINLHSGALPAYQGVMATFWALLNQEEHLGTTLHYIENSAIDQGAIIASSHTPARYDHSYLWNVLNIYSAGCANVIDAVGRLHNGEPLDARAQAGGGAYFSFPDHAALTSFQLPLFDPSDTLTRFLPRRAH, encoded by the coding sequence ATGCGGATCACCCTGCTGATCAACTACGACGCGGCGGCACTATTGGCGCTCGCATATCTACAACCAGCTTTATCTAAACACCAAGTTTGTGTTTTCTATACACGCCACACTGCCAAAGTGACTGTTTCGCCGATGCTAGCCGACCTGAGTCAATTCGATGCCAAATTGACGCATCAAGCCGAATCCGCGATTGCGGCATTCTCACTGGAGAGACTGGATGACATCAATGGCGTGGATTTTGCGCGCTACCAGCAAACTAAGCCTGACTTGGTAATCAGCATTCGCCATATGCGTATTCTGCACGATGCCGCCATCGCGGTACCTAAACACGGTGTTATTAACCTTCACTCCGGCGCCCTACCCGCATACCAAGGTGTGATGGCGACATTCTGGGCGCTCCTCAATCAAGAAGAGCACTTAGGAACAACGTTACACTACATTGAGAACTCGGCCATAGATCAGGGCGCCATTATTGCCAGCAGCCACACGCCTGCACGCTACGATCATTCGTATTTATGGAATGTGTTAAATATCTATTCAGCAGGGTGCGCTAACGTCATCGACGCCGTGGGCCGACTGCACAATGGCGAGCCCCTCGATGCACGCGCACAAGCTGGCGGAGGCGCGTATTTTAGCTTTCCGGATCACGCGGCACTGACAAGCTTCCAACTGCCGTTGTTTGATCCAAGCGACACCCTAACGCGCTTTCTACCTCGCCGAGCACATTAA
- the metW gene encoding methionine biosynthesis protein MetW → MSKILHQTGLTRHDYQVISDWIAPNSHVMDLGCGNGALLKHLQQEKNVTGYGVELDPSKIAQCIENGVNVIQTNLDQGLDHFNTDDFDYVILSLTLQAMRNPKALLQEMMRVGKQGIVTFPNFAHWRNRLQLGLGGYMPVSEELPHKWYDTPNIHLCTIKDFRALCEQLDFSIESSLAVHRTGRQGLSLKLMPNLFGEIALCRFSKNTIRYST, encoded by the coding sequence GTGAGCAAGATTCTTCATCAGACTGGCCTGACCCGACATGACTACCAGGTCATCAGTGATTGGATTGCCCCAAACAGCCACGTTATGGACCTTGGGTGTGGTAACGGCGCACTGTTAAAACACCTGCAGCAGGAGAAGAACGTCACAGGCTATGGTGTCGAGCTCGATCCTAGCAAGATCGCTCAGTGCATTGAGAATGGGGTAAATGTCATTCAAACCAACCTCGACCAAGGGTTGGATCACTTTAATACCGACGACTTCGATTACGTTATTCTATCACTGACATTGCAAGCCATGCGCAACCCTAAAGCGCTACTTCAGGAAATGATGCGAGTCGGAAAACAAGGTATTGTGACCTTCCCGAACTTTGCGCACTGGCGCAACCGATTACAGTTAGGTCTCGGCGGCTACATGCCTGTGAGCGAGGAATTACCTCACAAGTGGTACGACACACCCAACATCCATTTGTGCACAATCAAAGATTTTCGCGCATTGTGCGAGCAACTTGATTTCAGCATCGAATCGTCACTTGCGGTTCATCGAACAGGTCGTCAAGGTCTCAGCCTGAAACTGATGCCAAACCTATTCGGTGAAATTGCGCTGTGCCGATTCAGTAAAAACACCATTAGATACAGCACATGA